The Bacteroidota bacterium region CGGGTTGCCGAAGAATCCTGGTTGGCAGGTGCCTCCTCGGAAATATCGGTGGGAGTAGCGATCGGGGGTTCGGTTGCGACGAGATGTTCCATAGGTTCAGTCATTGGGCTGTGGTGGATGATCCGCGGGTTTGATCGGCCATCCCCCGCGTATCATCACGCGGAAAGTGCAAAAGGCGCGAAGCGGGAAGGCAGTTCCAATTCTATATCACGAAGTGCGAACTGTCTTAATAATGACACGCGCGACTACCCGTTTGTTACGAGATAGGCCTGCAATGCATCCCGTAATCGGTCCGGAATTGGGGCCGGACGGTAGTATTCGCGATCGACGGCCACGAGTACGCAATGGCCAGTCACCAGCCGTTCGCCGATTCGGCCCTGAGTCGAAAGTGCGCGGTCCATTTCGAATTCCAGCCGAAATGACGTCGTACCGATGTGGGTTACCCAGAGGTGAGCGCGGATCAAGTCATCCAGAAAGGCGGGGGCTTCAAAATCGACATGAAATTGCGCGCGGACGGCATACATATTCAATTGTTCGTTCGCCATCGAGAATGGAAAACCCATTTCCCGAAACATTTCTGTCTCGGCGATCTCGAAAAACCGAACATAACTGCCAAAATAGATGATACCGGCCCGATCGACATCGGACCAGCGCACGCGCTCTTCAATAGAGAACCGAGATGCCACGGATTTTGAGGAGATTAGGATGATAGATTCTGAATTTTCAGCGACGCTGTGGAAACTATTAATCCCGTACAAACGTCCCGCTGGTCGCTTCTACGGATTGAAACAGAATCCTACGAATCGATTGGCGTAACCCGCAACATTAGTGTAATCCAGGTTCAGATCATATGCAACTCAATCAAGAAGGCCACGCGCGGCTTCAGGCGCATCTCCAGAACGTTCTTCGTAATCCGTGCTCCGTCTGCGGCGGTGCCCAATGGCAGGTCGAGGACACCATGTTCGAACTTCGCGAGTTCGCCGGCGGCGGCGTCGCCGCGCAGGGTGCCGTCAAACCCGTCATTACTGCAACCTGCAATAGCTGCGGGCACATCCTCTTCATGAGTCCGTTGACGACAGGCATTGTTCAAGTCGGTCAACAGCCTGCTGCTGCTCCCGAATCCGTTGTCGTCGAAGAGACCAGCGAGACGATTCAGTAATTACTCGGGATGGAGACGCCTATCGAGCGTCCTGCATTCACCGTTGCTGGCTTCTCTGCGCGCACAACAAACGCGCGCGAGATGTCCGGCGAGGGCGTGATTGCCGCCATGTGGCAGCGCGTCCTTTCCGAAGGGCTGATTGAGAAAATTCCTAATCGTGTCGATGACAACGTGATCGCGCTCTATTCGAATTACGAATCGGATCTGAATGGCGAGTACGATTTTCTAATCGGCGCACGAGTGAAGACAGCTGAGTTTATCGCTGGACTGACAGTTGTGACTGTTCCATCCGCTCGCTATGCTGTCCTCCATTCGGAATCCGGTCCATCATGGAAGACGGTGCCGGAAACGTGGAAGAAGGTCTGGGAGACGTTCGGTGAGGAACGCTCATACATCGCCGACTTCGAACTCTACGACGGTCGCGCCGCCGACCCGCACAACATGGTTGTGGAAGTGTGGGTCGGAGTCAAAAGATGATGGAGATCTTTCTAAGATAGCAGATCAAACTTCGAAAAGCAATCTAATTCCTGATTCCCTCAGGAATCTACCGCGCCAGTCCATTCCGCATCTTGCATACAATTTCTTCTTCCGAGG contains the following coding sequences:
- a CDS encoding GyrI-like domain-containing protein, which translates into the protein METPIERPAFTVAGFSARTTNAREMSGEGVIAAMWQRVLSEGLIEKIPNRVDDNVIALYSNYESDLNGEYDFLIGARVKTAEFIAGLTVVTVPSARYAVLHSESGPSWKTVPETWKKVWETFGEERSYIADFELYDGRAADPHNMVVEVWVGVKR
- a CDS encoding thioesterase family protein; this translates as MASRFSIEERVRWSDVDRAGIIYFGSYVRFFEIAETEMFREMGFPFSMANEQLNMYAVRAQFHVDFEAPAFLDDLIRAHLWVTHIGTTSFRLEFEMDRALSTQGRIGERLVTGHCVLVAVDREYYRPAPIPDRLRDALQAYLVTNG